One window of the Haloarcula rubripromontorii genome contains the following:
- a CDS encoding transposase gives HLYITNLPREEFLPADLATLYRCRWEVETLFRELKTQYELDEFDTNNPDVVKILLYAALLSLLVSRELLDLVTEQADDEIVFPPERWAATFRSHAQLILHELGEYLGYSPPPLLERLIEDAQKIHQQRPILQETLATATQPRCES, from the coding sequence CACCTATACATCACGAATCTACCGAGAGAGGAGTTTCTCCCGGCGGATCTAGCGACGCTGTATCGGTGTCGATGGGAAGTAGAAACGTTGTTCCGTGAGTTGAAGACGCAGTACGAACTGGACGAATTCGACACGAACAACCCTGATGTCGTGAAGATTCTACTGTACGCAGCGTTGCTGTCACTGCTGGTGAGTCGTGAGTTGTTGGATCTGGTCACTGAGCAGGCCGACGATGAGATCGTGTTTCCGCCGGAACGCTGGGCGGCGACCTTCCGGTCGCACGCCCAGCTCATCCTTCACGAACTCGGTGAGTACCTCGGTTACTCGCCACCGCCGTTGTTGGAGCGGCTAATCGAAGATGCCCAGAAAATCCACCAACAACGACCGATCTTACAAGAGACGCTCGCTACCGCTACACAACCGAGGTGTGAGTCTTAG
- a CDS encoding methyl-accepting chemotaxis protein — MANSNLTGAGNIGDKDTAAGDGGFLSTIPNGSSIPDETWQRRHKYFIITVLAHIPFLLALGLIETAQSPIIGATIPAVPTGRVFLQIGIIAGFAFAAALPQLGRRVRTVLAVTALAFCTGTLVHFSGGYIEAHFHFFIAIGIAAVYEDWIPFGIGIAYVIASHIIFGIIDPTSVYNHTAAQLNPIAWGAVHGGFAAMLAIALTIHLSSIEKSRQKAQTEIERARKRANKIDNLEEERAEIEQQREEAQRLRDEAEQEREEVAALNSHLELKAQTYKDAMEEVADGDFTTRVDSDSMNDSMAEIGIAFNGMADELEATLGEIQSFAAAVDRQVTESDSALREVATASDGVSGSIQQIAAGADEQRGMVEEASAEVSNFSAAVEEIAASADEVAQTSADTATIATDGQSLAEDTLTDAQDVKASIDETVTTVTELDDQMTEIATIVDFISDIAEQTNMLALNANIEAARAGNSETGDAGDGFAVVADEVKTLADETQESAGNIRTRIENIQDQTGTVVGQVERASELVEKEIEAVERSVTAFERVAENAAETDTGVQEISDTTDSQAATSEGVVSMIDEVAEISVESADETESVSATVEEQTAAITEVSNRMESLSEQAQQLETLVGSFTVSTDAAQAQ, encoded by the coding sequence ATGGCAAATAGTAACTTGACAGGTGCTGGAAACATCGGGGACAAAGACACCGCCGCTGGCGATGGTGGTTTCCTCTCGACCATCCCGAATGGGAGTTCAATCCCCGACGAGACGTGGCAACGCCGCCACAAATATTTCATCATCACAGTCCTTGCGCACATTCCGTTCCTGCTCGCTCTGGGACTTATCGAGACGGCACAGAGTCCGATCATCGGCGCAACCATCCCCGCTGTGCCGACCGGACGGGTGTTTCTTCAGATCGGTATCATTGCTGGGTTTGCGTTCGCTGCAGCCCTTCCGCAACTAGGCCGTCGAGTGCGAACTGTGCTCGCGGTCACAGCCCTCGCGTTCTGTACCGGCACGCTCGTGCACTTCAGCGGCGGGTACATTGAAGCGCACTTCCACTTCTTCATCGCAATCGGCATTGCCGCGGTCTATGAAGACTGGATTCCGTTCGGCATTGGCATCGCGTACGTCATCGCGAGCCACATCATCTTCGGCATCATTGACCCCACGTCGGTCTACAACCACACGGCAGCGCAACTGAACCCCATCGCCTGGGGCGCTGTCCACGGTGGTTTCGCCGCAATGCTGGCTATCGCACTGACAATTCACCTGAGTTCTATCGAGAAGTCTCGACAGAAGGCACAGACGGAGATTGAGCGCGCCCGTAAACGCGCGAACAAGATCGATAACCTCGAAGAAGAGCGGGCCGAAATCGAACAGCAGCGCGAGGAAGCGCAACGCCTCAGAGACGAGGCCGAGCAGGAGCGTGAAGAGGTCGCCGCGCTCAACAGCCATCTCGAACTGAAGGCCCAGACGTACAAAGACGCGATGGAGGAAGTGGCAGACGGCGACTTCACAACACGCGTCGATTCGGACAGTATGAACGACTCGATGGCTGAAATCGGCATCGCGTTCAACGGTATGGCGGACGAACTCGAAGCGACGCTCGGCGAGATTCAGTCGTTCGCAGCTGCCGTCGATAGGCAGGTCACGGAGTCCGATTCAGCACTGCGGGAGGTCGCAACGGCGAGCGACGGTGTGAGCGGTTCTATCCAACAGATCGCTGCCGGCGCTGATGAACAGCGGGGAATGGTCGAAGAGGCGAGCGCCGAGGTCTCGAACTTTTCAGCGGCGGTGGAGGAGATTGCTGCATCGGCTGATGAAGTCGCACAGACCTCTGCCGACACCGCAACAATCGCGACTGATGGGCAATCACTCGCCGAAGACACGTTAACTGATGCCCAAGACGTCAAGGCGTCGATCGATGAAACCGTGACGACAGTGACCGAACTCGACGACCAGATGACGGAGATTGCGACGATAGTGGACTTCATCTCTGACATTGCGGAACAGACGAACATGCTGGCGCTGAACGCGAACATCGAAGCGGCCCGCGCGGGGAACTCCGAGACGGGAGATGCAGGCGATGGCTTCGCTGTTGTGGCTGACGAGGTCAAGACACTGGCCGACGAGACACAGGAGTCTGCAGGCAATATTCGAACCCGAATCGAAAACATTCAGGACCAGACCGGCACTGTTGTCGGTCAGGTCGAACGGGCGAGCGAGCTAGTCGAAAAAGAGATCGAAGCCGTCGAGCGGTCCGTCACTGCGTTCGAGCGGGTTGCTGAGAACGCGGCGGAAACCGATACCGGCGTTCAGGAAATCAGCGACACGACTGATAGCCAGGCAGCGACCAGTGAAGGTGTTGTGTCGATGATCGATGAGGTGGCGGAGATCAGTGTCGAGTCTGCCGATGAAACGGAATCCGTGTCCGCGACGGTCGAAGAACAAACTGCCGCTATCACTGAAGTGAGCAACCGGATGGAGTCGCTGTCTGAGCAGGCACAGCAGCTCGAAACGCTGGTCGGGTCATTCACTGTCAGCACCGACGCTGCTCAGGCACAGTAG
- a CDS encoding universal stress protein, with amino-acid sequence MYSDILVPTDGSASMKQVLEHTLDIADGRDVTVHALYVIDDRAFLSMADEMQDEVLENMRAEGEAATSAVRETLEQDGIEVSTAIQRGKPADRIVSYVSDADIDLITMGTQADEYEKNMLGSTAQKVVTKSSVPVLTVDVSESE; translated from the coding sequence ATGTATAGCGATATTCTCGTTCCAACGGATGGAAGTGCGTCAATGAAACAGGTACTGGAACACACACTCGATATTGCCGACGGACGGGACGTTACCGTCCACGCGCTGTATGTCATCGACGACCGGGCGTTCCTGTCGATGGCCGACGAGATGCAGGACGAAGTGCTTGAGAACATGCGAGCGGAGGGCGAAGCGGCCACATCGGCCGTCCGAGAGACGCTGGAACAGGACGGAATCGAAGTCTCGACAGCGATTCAGCGGGGCAAACCAGCGGACCGCATTGTGTCGTATGTTTCCGACGCCGACATTGACCTGATCACGATGGGAACGCAGGCAGACGAATACGAAAAGAATATGCTCGGGAGCACAGCACAGAAGGTCGTCACAAAGTCGTCCGTGCCGGTCCTGACTGTGGACGTTTCCGAGTCAGAGTAA
- a CDS encoding sulfatase, protein MGRPNVLLVVLDCVRAANTSLLGHRRRTTPFLEAFAREATVYTQARTTASWSLPAHTSLFTGVPSEGHTLRITERLEPGQTIFDFLHDEGYETGVFTENPYLTVHPSGLSDSFETVVTERPDSTAVDDPSETRNGVDGFWYADRLMEWTDEQPEPWAACLNLMDAHMPYATRDAYDAWGTEFYWAMHDELPIKWEWSVYGEQLPAGVGQLLEPLYDGAIRQTDAILERVIGALEARGVLDDTLVVITSDHGDGFGEPPQAATEPPAVMHGMGTQEELFHVPLVVSGPGQTEGRRIESLATLARFPDAVLAAFDGEADDSGLFVAPNGQTTAYQAPPTGQTAEYAEQYTDEPDRFRQSASLVYQDGPGDTVYKRAAWGDDEYESVVHGRRSEPSDGTPIDRPPADVVADSAEHSESLDITALAAGEDEMAEYDIDGFDDIDVKSRLERLGYL, encoded by the coding sequence ATGGGTCGGCCAAACGTATTACTCGTCGTTCTCGACTGCGTACGCGCGGCGAACACCTCGCTGTTAGGTCATCGACGCAGGACCACACCCTTCCTCGAAGCGTTCGCTCGTGAGGCGACGGTGTACACGCAGGCACGGACGACCGCGAGCTGGTCGCTGCCGGCCCATACGAGCCTCTTCACCGGCGTTCCGTCCGAGGGCCACACACTCCGGATAACCGAACGGCTGGAACCCGGCCAGACTATCTTTGATTTCCTCCACGACGAAGGCTACGAGACCGGTGTCTTCACCGAGAACCCGTATCTCACGGTGCATCCGTCCGGACTCAGCGACAGCTTCGAGACAGTCGTTACAGAGCGCCCCGATTCGACAGCCGTTGACGACCCATCTGAGACCCGCAACGGTGTCGACGGGTTCTGGTACGCTGACAGGCTGATGGAGTGGACTGACGAACAACCGGAGCCCTGGGCTGCGTGTCTGAATCTGATGGACGCGCACATGCCGTACGCGACGCGGGACGCCTACGATGCGTGGGGCACGGAGTTTTACTGGGCGATGCACGACGAACTCCCGATCAAGTGGGAGTGGAGCGTCTACGGGGAGCAACTCCCGGCGGGCGTCGGACAACTGCTCGAACCGCTGTACGACGGGGCGATTCGACAGACCGATGCCATTCTGGAGCGGGTCATCGGTGCTCTGGAGGCGAGAGGGGTTCTGGACGATACGCTCGTCGTCATCACGTCGGACCACGGCGACGGGTTCGGGGAGCCGCCACAGGCAGCTACTGAGCCACCGGCCGTTATGCACGGCATGGGCACACAGGAGGAACTGTTTCACGTTCCACTGGTCGTCAGCGGACCGGGGCAGACCGAGGGGCGGCGGATCGAGTCCCTGGCGACGTTGGCGCGATTTCCCGACGCCGTGCTGGCTGCCTTCGACGGCGAAGCGGACGACTCCGGGTTGTTCGTCGCACCAAACGGGCAGACGACTGCGTATCAGGCACCACCGACCGGGCAGACGGCGGAGTACGCCGAACAGTACACCGACGAACCGGACCGATTCCGACAGTCTGCGTCGCTCGTGTACCAAGACGGACCCGGCGACACCGTCTACAAGCGCGCAGCGTGGGGGGATGACGAGTACGAATCGGTCGTGCATGGTCGGCGGTCCGAGCCCAGCGACGGGACCCCTATCGACCGCCCGCCGGCCGACGTTGTCGCTGACTCCGCAGAGCACAGTGAGTCACTCGACATTACTGCACTCGCTGCCGGAGAAGACGAAATGGCCGAATACGACATCGATGGCTTTGACGACATAGACGTCAAGTCGCGGTTGGAGCGACTCGGCTATCTGTGA
- a CDS encoding ribbon-helix-helix domain-containing protein, whose translation MVKSTVRFPEAVMDCVEEMVEEGVFSNKSEFQRFAVEYVLSEIEDYEPEMVDFDELQKEVFQHQPVSSRAEMSPEINENFYENAARVRQFAIRGDIETAEEYIDTAYPVTDPRCLLLDDLLESYRQRETGDE comes from the coding sequence GTGGTCAAATCAACGGTCCGGTTTCCCGAAGCGGTGATGGACTGCGTCGAGGAGATGGTCGAAGAGGGTGTCTTCTCGAACAAGTCCGAGTTTCAGCGCTTCGCCGTCGAGTACGTCCTATCGGAAATCGAGGACTACGAACCCGAGATGGTTGATTTCGACGAACTCCAGAAAGAGGTCTTCCAGCACCAGCCGGTCTCCAGTCGGGCCGAGATGTCGCCGGAGATCAACGAGAACTTCTACGAGAACGCTGCGCGCGTCCGCCAGTTCGCAATCCGCGGTGACATCGAGACGGCAGAGGAGTACATCGACACTGCCTACCCCGTTACTGACCCTCGCTGCTTGCTCCTCGACGACTTGCTTGAATCCTATCGACAGCGCGAAACCGGCGACGAATAG
- a CDS encoding NAD(P)/FAD-dependent oxidoreductase: MYTDGQYDYDVAVVGGGPAGLTSALYTTRLGMDTVVINRGGGRAAMMTDTHNVIGVTEDVSGNEFLETAREQVQDYGGTYERGFVESVDSLADEDGFTVTTSDDELTVKRVVLATGFADERPDPPLPRTGKGLHWCLHCDAFMFVGEPVFVMGTGESAAHVAMIMLNYTDDVDILTRGEDPEWSDETQTMLDNHPVEIVETEMSGKQTDDNGWLSAYEFEDGSVREYKGGFPMLGSDYHAALADELGLERNDDGTVAVDDHGETSVSGVYAVGDLAPGHNQIPVAMGEGADAGIAIHKDLRKYPRSVDDIDSEGAVEETEVPAVSEELFATALAHEGHAAGPRSERTPEARADDD; this comes from the coding sequence ATGTATACTGACGGGCAGTACGATTACGATGTCGCCGTGGTCGGCGGTGGCCCGGCCGGGCTGACGAGCGCGCTATACACCACCCGACTGGGGATGGATACGGTTGTTATCAACCGCGGTGGGGGCCGCGCTGCGATGATGACCGACACGCACAACGTCATTGGCGTCACCGAGGACGTTTCGGGCAACGAGTTCCTGGAGACGGCCCGCGAGCAGGTCCAGGACTACGGCGGAACCTACGAGCGGGGCTTCGTCGAGTCGGTGGACTCACTCGCCGACGAGGACGGTTTCACCGTGACGACGAGCGACGACGAACTGACTGTCAAGCGAGTCGTACTGGCGACCGGGTTCGCCGACGAGCGGCCGGACCCCCCGCTGCCACGGACCGGGAAGGGACTACACTGGTGTCTCCACTGTGACGCGTTCATGTTCGTCGGCGAACCGGTGTTCGTCATGGGCACCGGCGAGTCCGCGGCTCACGTCGCGATGATTATGCTGAACTACACCGACGACGTGGACATCCTGACTCGCGGCGAGGACCCCGAGTGGAGCGACGAGACGCAGACGATGCTCGACAATCACCCGGTCGAGATTGTCGAGACGGAGATGTCCGGGAAGCAGACCGACGACAACGGCTGGCTATCGGCCTACGAATTCGAAGACGGAAGCGTTCGAGAGTACAAGGGCGGCTTCCCGATGCTGGGGTCGGACTATCACGCGGCACTGGCCGATGAACTGGGGCTTGAGAGAAACGATGACGGGACGGTCGCTGTCGACGACCACGGCGAGACCAGTGTCTCCGGCGTCTACGCCGTGGGTGACCTCGCCCCGGGCCACAACCAGATCCCGGTCGCTATGGGTGAGGGCGCGGACGCGGGCATCGCTATCCACAAGGACCTCAGGAAGTACCCGCGTTCAGTCGACGACATCGATTCCGAGGGGGCAGTCGAAGAGACAGAGGTGCCTGCCGTCTCCGAAGAGCTGTTCGCGACGGCGCTGGCCCACGAGGGCCACGCCGCCGGGCCACGCTCGGAGAGAACGCCAGAGGCCCGCGCTGACGACGACTGA
- a CDS encoding ribonuclease HI family protein codes for MDRHDTTASDRERLPAETLSPLATRVDELLALYRYELTPAIDAINGAVAGYGGLFDPATSAAEIRTAVDELLESGSPPAQQAATDADASRVVLYVDGSAHSNGPAGAGAVIQADETPIARLGRPVGSRTNNNVAEYAALHLGLQALAARCDPESVEVRIDSMTVINHIWGNSESTVKATPYSTAITDHLSALPAHEWTHLADSDPNPADAQATVGADIAALGPG; via the coding sequence ATGGACCGTCACGATACGACGGCGAGTGATAGAGAGCGTCTCCCGGCGGAGACACTCTCGCCGCTGGCGACGCGGGTCGACGAGCTGCTTGCACTGTATCGATATGAACTCACCCCTGCTATCGATGCAATCAATGGTGCCGTAGCTGGCTACGGTGGCCTATTCGATCCGGCGACATCCGCTGCGGAGATACGGACTGCAGTCGACGAACTTCTCGAATCGGGCTCGCCCCCAGCACAGCAGGCCGCGACTGATGCCGACGCGTCACGGGTCGTCCTCTATGTGGACGGCAGCGCACACAGTAACGGGCCGGCCGGAGCCGGAGCGGTGATTCAGGCGGACGAGACACCGATTGCCCGGCTCGGCCGACCGGTCGGTTCCCGGACAAACAACAACGTCGCCGAATACGCCGCACTCCATCTCGGCCTGCAGGCGCTGGCTGCGCGGTGTGACCCCGAATCAGTCGAGGTACGCATCGATTCGATGACCGTCATCAACCATATCTGGGGCAACAGCGAAAGCACCGTGAAAGCGACTCCGTACAGCACCGCAATCACGGACCATCTGTCGGCACTGCCCGCACACGAGTGGACGCATCTGGCTGACAGTGATCCGAATCCGGCCGATGCACAGGCGACAGTCGGGGCCGACATCGCAGCCCTTGGCCCCGGATGA
- a CDS encoding PQQ-dependent sugar dehydrogenase, which yields MDRRAFLTASGLAVAGTVTGCSAPSNGQQGDGTTATDTGQGDNGATGVAVETVADGLEAPWSVTPLPDGSRLLVTERVGRVVLVDPADGTTTPVSNAPSVYASGQGGMLDTALHPDFPDPSWVYLTYSGANDSGESATHLGRGRLNVADAHFETFEQLHVAEPFVDSDGHFGSRVVFGPDGLVYMTVGDRQFKDFGPDHVAQDRTNELGTTLRLTPSGGIPDTNPFTDDPNAVDSIFSYGHRNAQGMTVHPDTGAIWQAEFGEQDGDEINIVERGGNYGWPVADEGCTYGSGEPIGVSHAERDDVIAPVYSWECGSGGFPPSGTTFYTGDAFSEWTGDLLVGGLASQYLARFTVAGRTVEEATPLLADRGWRIRDVAVEPDTGYILAAIDSPDAPIVRLRPA from the coding sequence ATGGACAGACGAGCGTTCCTTACTGCGAGCGGGCTTGCGGTCGCGGGCACAGTGACTGGCTGTAGTGCCCCCAGTAACGGCCAGCAAGGGGACGGCACGACAGCGACGGATACCGGACAGGGAGACAACGGGGCGACTGGTGTGGCCGTCGAGACCGTCGCCGACGGACTCGAAGCGCCATGGAGCGTCACGCCGCTGCCTGACGGCTCACGGCTGTTGGTCACAGAACGCGTTGGTCGCGTGGTGCTGGTCGACCCGGCGGACGGCACGACCACACCGGTCAGTAACGCACCGTCGGTGTACGCGAGCGGACAGGGCGGGATGCTGGATACAGCGCTCCATCCCGACTTTCCGGACCCGTCTTGGGTCTACCTGACATATTCGGGGGCCAATGACAGCGGTGAGTCGGCCACCCATTTAGGCCGTGGTCGCCTGAACGTGGCTGACGCGCACTTCGAGACGTTCGAACAACTGCACGTCGCCGAGCCGTTCGTCGACTCCGACGGCCATTTCGGGTCCCGCGTCGTGTTCGGCCCTGACGGCCTGGTGTACATGACTGTCGGCGACAGACAGTTCAAGGACTTCGGCCCCGACCACGTCGCACAGGACCGGACGAACGAACTCGGGACGACGCTTCGACTGACCCCCTCGGGCGGGATTCCCGATACGAACCCGTTCACTGACGATCCGAATGCAGTCGATTCGATATTCAGCTACGGCCACCGCAACGCACAGGGAATGACCGTTCATCCTGACACCGGCGCTATATGGCAGGCCGAGTTCGGCGAACAGGACGGCGACGAAATCAACATCGTCGAACGGGGCGGTAACTACGGCTGGCCGGTCGCCGACGAGGGCTGTACCTACGGCAGCGGCGAGCCAATCGGCGTTAGCCACGCGGAGCGCGACGATGTCATTGCCCCGGTGTATTCGTGGGAGTGTGGGTCAGGAGGGTTCCCGCCCAGCGGCACGACTTTCTACACCGGCGATGCCTTCTCCGAGTGGACCGGCGACTTGCTCGTCGGTGGGCTGGCGTCGCAGTACCTCGCCCGGTTCACTGTTGCTGGGCGAACGGTAGAGGAAGCGACGCCGCTCCTTGCCGACCGAGGGTGGCGAATCCGTGATGTCGCAGTCGAGCCCGATACCGGATACATTCTCGCGGCCATTGACTCACCGGACGCACCGATTGTTCGACTCCGCCCCGCCTGA
- a CDS encoding SDR family NAD(P)-dependent oxidoreductase encodes MTGSAKRVGREILLELAAAGADVAVHYRTSEEAAAETAASARDHGVEATTVAGDVTEPDAVDSLFSDCESELGDIDILVNAVGPLPQGRWDELSLDEWRTAVEGCLFSTYLCSQRALPPMRATGWGRIINFGVADARDDRAVPMNFPYFAAKKAVLQFTRTVAYDTQDDGITVNAVSPFAVENTVVDVSEYPRGRPATFEDVAAPILFFCSDAADYISGQNVAVDGGRLQEA; translated from the coding sequence GTGACGGGGTCTGCAAAGCGGGTCGGCCGTGAGATACTCCTTGAGTTAGCGGCTGCCGGTGCCGATGTCGCCGTGCACTACCGGACGAGCGAAGAAGCAGCGGCGGAGACGGCAGCCAGCGCACGGGATCACGGTGTCGAGGCAACCACGGTAGCAGGCGACGTAACGGAGCCCGACGCTGTTGATTCGCTGTTCTCGGACTGTGAGTCGGAACTAGGTGATATCGATATCTTGGTCAACGCAGTTGGTCCGCTCCCACAGGGGCGGTGGGACGAACTGTCCCTCGATGAGTGGAGAACTGCTGTTGAGGGGTGTCTATTCTCGACGTATCTGTGTTCGCAGCGAGCGCTCCCGCCGATGCGGGCGACCGGCTGGGGACGGATTATCAACTTCGGCGTGGCGGACGCGCGCGATGACCGAGCCGTGCCGATGAATTTTCCGTACTTCGCAGCGAAAAAGGCAGTCCTGCAGTTCACGCGAACAGTGGCATATGATACGCAGGACGACGGGATTACAGTCAACGCCGTGTCGCCCTTCGCGGTCGAGAACACTGTCGTGGATGTCTCAGAGTACCCCCGTGGACGACCGGCCACATTCGAGGACGTTGCGGCACCCATTCTGTTTTTCTGTAGCGACGCGGCTGACTACATTTCCGGCCAGAACGTGGCTGTCGACGGTGGTCGACTACAGGAAGCGTGA
- a CDS encoding APC family permease gives MPEQPVDVGPGGENVAGEAPAAEPETVTDDAILHDDDVELERTIGLIGGLAIGIGTMIGAGIFVFPGLAAASAGLAATLSFAIGGLIALLVALPTSELATAMPRSGGGYYFISRSMGTAYGAIVGLGLWLGLMFASAFYLVGLGHYASAVFAELNIALPVSPVIGIGLLFGAVLTALSIGGTENTAKLQNVVVGVLLVVLTVFLSYGVLDAVGVFGGGTVPEQFFSRGYFPVLTTAALVFTSYLGFAQVATVAGEIKQPGRNLPLAMVGSVLIVTLFYVVTIFVATSAFGAERLGEFGETAMVEVARDFLGLPGAVAILGAGLLATFSSANASILSASRAVYALSRDALLPRKASKVNLRYGTPHVALLAAGGPILVLVATGRVELLAEVASFLHLIMYGLMCVALIVLRRRNPDWYSPSYRVPAYPVVPAVGAIASFGLIAFMQPASIGIGIVVMLASYLWYRYYAGDVTLKGDL, from the coding sequence ATGCCTGAACAGCCTGTTGATGTCGGCCCAGGAGGCGAGAACGTCGCTGGTGAGGCACCCGCCGCGGAGCCGGAAACCGTTACCGACGACGCAATCCTCCATGACGACGACGTTGAACTCGAACGGACTATCGGGCTAATCGGCGGGCTGGCAATCGGGATTGGGACGATGATCGGGGCCGGTATCTTCGTCTTTCCAGGGCTAGCGGCCGCCAGCGCTGGACTGGCAGCGACGCTCTCGTTCGCAATCGGTGGGCTGATCGCGTTGCTCGTGGCGCTTCCGACCTCCGAACTCGCCACGGCGATGCCACGGAGCGGTGGCGGGTACTACTTCATCTCGCGGAGTATGGGGACGGCGTATGGCGCGATAGTGGGGCTCGGGCTGTGGCTCGGACTGATGTTCGCCTCGGCGTTCTATCTGGTCGGACTCGGTCACTACGCGAGCGCCGTGTTCGCTGAACTCAATATTGCGCTCCCGGTTAGCCCGGTCATCGGTATCGGGCTGCTGTTTGGGGCTGTCCTGACGGCACTGAGTATCGGTGGCACGGAAAATACGGCAAAGCTCCAGAACGTGGTCGTGGGGGTCCTCCTCGTGGTGCTTACAGTGTTTCTCTCCTACGGTGTTCTCGATGCCGTGGGTGTGTTCGGTGGCGGCACCGTTCCGGAGCAGTTCTTCTCCAGGGGGTACTTCCCGGTGTTGACGACCGCTGCACTCGTGTTCACGTCGTATCTGGGGTTCGCTCAGGTCGCCACTGTCGCGGGCGAAATCAAACAGCCGGGTCGGAATCTCCCACTGGCGATGGTGGGCTCGGTTCTGATCGTCACCCTCTTTTACGTTGTCACAATCTTCGTCGCGACCAGTGCGTTCGGCGCTGAACGACTGGGAGAGTTCGGGGAGACAGCGATGGTCGAAGTCGCCCGTGACTTCCTCGGGCTGCCCGGGGCGGTCGCAATACTTGGTGCCGGACTGTTGGCGACGTTTTCCAGCGCGAACGCGTCGATTCTCAGTGCTTCGCGGGCGGTCTACGCGCTGAGCCGCGATGCATTGCTCCCCAGAAAGGCGAGCAAGGTCAATCTCCGGTACGGCACACCGCACGTCGCGTTGCTCGCTGCTGGCGGACCGATACTCGTCCTCGTCGCGACTGGCCGGGTCGAACTCCTCGCCGAAGTCGCCTCGTTCCTCCATCTGATCATGTACGGGCTGATGTGCGTTGCGCTGATCGTGTTGCGCCGTCGCAATCCAGATTGGTACTCACCCAGCTATCGAGTGCCGGCCTATCCGGTGGTTCCGGCCGTCGGTGCGATCGCGAGTTTCGGACTGATCGCCTTTATGCAGCCAGCGTCAATCGGCATCGGCATCGTGGTCATGCTCGCCTCGTACCTCTGGTACCGTTATTACGCTGGGGACGTGACACTCAAAGGAGATCTCTGA
- a CDS encoding universal stress protein: MTDRQSILVPIRVLEGESVPEGVPELLAHSHVVLVGYHVIPEQTAPGQARLQFEDRATERLDEYEEMFEGAGATVERRLVFTHDGQKTIDRMIAEHDCMAVLVPNATGPVEDVLVPVRGAVGVDRLARVVASVFGAMDADVTLYHVAAADTTDDDVQTLLSGITERLVEFGMDPSTIETRIDRDRNPLDAIVDVAKSFDTVVMGETDPSLATFVFGMPATQVANRFLGPVFVVQRERASADEDG, from the coding sequence ATGACGGACCGACAATCGATACTCGTCCCGATTCGCGTTCTCGAGGGGGAATCGGTCCCGGAGGGTGTCCCCGAACTGCTCGCCCATTCGCACGTCGTCCTGGTGGGGTATCACGTCATCCCGGAGCAGACTGCGCCCGGACAGGCGCGGTTGCAGTTCGAGGACCGGGCCACGGAACGGCTCGATGAGTACGAGGAAATGTTCGAAGGTGCGGGGGCCACCGTCGAACGTCGACTGGTGTTCACCCACGACGGCCAGAAAACCATCGACCGCATGATTGCCGAACACGACTGCATGGCCGTTCTTGTTCCGAACGCCACGGGACCAGTCGAAGACGTACTGGTCCCAGTCCGCGGGGCCGTCGGTGTCGACCGGCTCGCCCGCGTCGTCGCGAGTGTGTTCGGGGCGATGGACGCCGACGTGACGTTGTATCACGTTGCGGCCGCAGACACGACGGACGACGATGTCCAGACCCTCCTCAGTGGAATCACGGAGCGTCTGGTGGAGTTCGGGATGGATCCGTCAACTATCGAGACACGGATTGACCGCGACCGGAACCCCCTTGATGCAATTGTAGACGTGGCTAAGTCGTTTGACACGGTCGTGATGGGAGAAACCGACCCGTCGCTGGCGACGTTCGTGTTCGGGATGCCAGCCACGCAGGTCGCCAACCGGTTTCTCGGGCCGGTGTTCGTGGTCCAGCGAGAGCGCGCTTCAGCGGACGAAGATGGGTAA